In Rubrivirga marina, the following are encoded in one genomic region:
- the eno gene encoding phosphopyruvate hydratase, translating into MSVIASVHARQILDSRGNPTVEVDVITDDGAVGRAAVPSGASTGEYEAVELRDGDDDVYLGKGVLTAVNNVNETLAAEVIGLDVLDQPALDAALLEIDGTDNKSKLGANALLGVSLAAARAGAIVAGLPLYAYLGGANARRLPVPMMNIINGGKHADNSVDLQEFMVMPVGAETFSEGLRMGVEVFHHLKAVLKKKGYSTAVGDEGGFAPNLGSNEEAIEVILEAVEQAGYEAGEDLYIALDPAASEMYEDGKYVFYKSDPDRKLSSEEMVEFWAGWVEEYPIISIEDAMDENDWDGWSALTEAVGEQIQLVGDDLFVTNTTRLQRGIDEDTANAILIKPNQIGTLTETMEAVELAHRYAYASVMSHRSGETEDTTIADLAVACGCGQIKTGSASRSDRLAKYNQLLRIEELLGDAAIYPGMEAFRF; encoded by the coding sequence ATGTCCGTCATCGCCTCCGTCCACGCCCGCCAGATCCTCGACAGCCGGGGCAACCCCACCGTCGAGGTCGACGTGATCACCGACGACGGGGCCGTGGGACGCGCAGCCGTGCCCTCCGGCGCCTCGACCGGCGAGTACGAGGCCGTCGAGCTCCGCGACGGCGACGACGACGTCTACCTCGGCAAGGGCGTCCTCACGGCCGTCAATAACGTCAACGAGACGCTGGCGGCGGAGGTGATCGGCCTCGACGTGCTCGACCAGCCGGCGCTCGACGCCGCGCTGCTCGAGATCGACGGGACCGACAACAAGTCGAAGCTGGGCGCCAACGCGCTTCTCGGCGTGTCGCTGGCGGCCGCCCGCGCCGGCGCCATCGTGGCCGGGCTCCCGCTCTACGCCTACCTCGGCGGCGCCAACGCCCGGCGCCTCCCGGTGCCCATGATGAACATCATCAATGGCGGCAAGCACGCCGACAACTCGGTCGACCTCCAGGAGTTCATGGTGATGCCCGTCGGCGCCGAGACGTTCTCGGAGGGCCTCCGGATGGGCGTCGAGGTGTTCCACCACCTCAAGGCGGTCCTCAAGAAGAAGGGGTACTCGACGGCCGTCGGCGATGAGGGCGGGTTCGCCCCGAACCTCGGCTCGAACGAGGAGGCCATTGAGGTCATCCTGGAGGCCGTCGAGCAGGCCGGCTACGAGGCCGGCGAGGACCTCTACATCGCGCTCGACCCCGCCGCGTCGGAGATGTACGAGGACGGGAAGTACGTCTTCTACAAGTCCGACCCGGACCGGAAGCTCTCGTCGGAGGAGATGGTCGAGTTCTGGGCCGGCTGGGTCGAGGAGTACCCGATCATCTCGATCGAGGACGCCATGGACGAGAACGACTGGGACGGCTGGTCCGCGCTGACCGAGGCCGTCGGCGAGCAGATCCAGCTCGTCGGCGACGACCTGTTCGTGACGAACACGACGCGGCTCCAGCGGGGGATCGACGAGGACACGGCCAACGCCATCCTCATCAAGCCGAACCAGATTGGGACCCTGACCGAGACGATGGAGGCCGTGGAGCTCGCCCACCGCTACGCCTACGCCTCGGTCATGAGCCACCGCTCGGGCGAGACCGAGGACACGACGATCGCTGACCTCGCGGTCGCCTGCGGGTGCGGCCAGATCAAGACGGGCTCGGCCTCGCGGAGCGACCGCCTCGCCAAGTACAACCAGCTCCTCCGCATCGAGGAGCTCCTCGGCGACGCGGCGATCTACCCGGGCATGGAGGCGTTCCGGTTCTAG
- a CDS encoding glycogen/starch synthase: MRVLFVAGEVAPFSETTEVSQVLRVLPEALQEHKDVEPRILMPRYGVVSERRNRLHEVIRLSGAEIEAGDAKDTLKVKVASIPGIRLQVYFMDSVHFFKRKGLHQERKSEKVFEDNPARALFFARAAFSTVENLGWRPDVVHAAGWISSFVPHVLQEELGDSEVLSGVRTVYTPEGDDGYSHTLTAEEAEGLGLPAGWAGKTMRQIGLDTADAAAYAGSDRAADGEPTGPTLSEDPEAVADTAAELYTSLGPALAA; encoded by the coding sequence ATGCGAGTACTGTTCGTCGCCGGAGAAGTCGCCCCGTTCTCCGAGACCACCGAGGTCTCCCAGGTTCTCCGGGTCCTCCCGGAAGCGCTCCAGGAGCACAAAGACGTCGAGCCCCGCATCCTGATGCCCCGCTACGGCGTGGTGTCGGAGCGCCGGAACCGGCTCCACGAAGTCATCCGCCTGTCCGGTGCCGAGATCGAGGCCGGCGACGCCAAGGACACCCTCAAGGTGAAGGTGGCCTCGATCCCGGGCATCCGGCTCCAGGTCTACTTCATGGACTCCGTCCACTTCTTCAAGCGGAAGGGGCTCCACCAGGAGCGGAAGTCGGAGAAGGTGTTCGAGGACAACCCGGCCCGCGCCCTCTTCTTCGCGCGCGCGGCGTTCTCGACCGTCGAGAACCTCGGCTGGCGACCCGACGTGGTCCACGCCGCCGGCTGGATCAGCTCGTTCGTGCCACACGTCTTGCAGGAGGAGCTCGGCGACAGCGAGGTCCTGTCGGGCGTCCGGACCGTCTACACGCCGGAGGGCGACGACGGGTACAGCCACACGCTCACGGCCGAGGAGGCCGAGGGCCTCGGCCTGCCGGCCGGCTGGGCCGGGAAGACGATGCGCCAGATCGGCCTCGACACGGCCGACGCCGCGGCCTACGCCGGCTCGGACCGCGCCGCCGACGGCGAGCCCACCGGGCCGACGCTCAGCGAGGACCCCGAGGCCGTCGCCGACACGGCCGCCGAGCTGTACACGTCGCTCGGACCAGCCCTCGCGGCGTAG
- a CDS encoding HU family DNA-binding protein, whose translation MTKAQIVDRIAEATGLTKLETEAVVDGFMHTVLDAVSEGDRVELRGFGTFKSVERAPRTARNPRTDQPVPVPRRMVPVFKPAQEFRRRVEEEGAERLVGAEDDA comes from the coding sequence GTGACCAAAGCTCAGATCGTCGACCGTATCGCCGAGGCCACCGGCCTCACCAAACTGGAGACGGAGGCCGTGGTCGACGGGTTCATGCACACCGTCCTCGACGCCGTGTCGGAGGGCGACCGGGTCGAGCTCCGAGGATTCGGCACGTTCAAGTCCGTCGAGCGCGCGCCCCGCACGGCGCGCAACCCGCGGACCGACCAGCCCGTGCCGGTCCCGCGCCGGATGGTCCCCGTCTTCAAGCCCGCCCAGGAGTTCCGCCGCCGCGTCGAGGAGGAGGGGGCCGAGCGGCTGGTGGGTGCGGAGGACGACGCCTAG
- a CDS encoding double zinc ribbon domain-containing protein yields the protein MPACDSCGASLDPEATVCDLCGTPVAATPSVSADPPAESVEAEGQPRAGAACPACGHVNPPGSRFCNACGADLPVEAPTATPAPAAPTAGERPSSAAGKRGLMVVGLGVLAVVALYGLTLLSPRDAPEPAPATEEVGEAAPIPEGAPPLPDSLQAAADRFADLGTAEGWYESGRYYLTAAFNTVQTDPTSSVRWARRAIEDFERSLALEEDPQVRVALAEAATFDPADPMRPIQELRTVLDADPDNLDATFLLAERRLMIGRVDSARVAFERIVEIAPPGAPVRQRAEAALASMGPAGG from the coding sequence ATGCCGGCCTGCGACTCGTGTGGCGCGAGCCTCGACCCCGAGGCCACCGTCTGTGACCTGTGCGGCACGCCCGTTGCCGCGACCCCGTCGGTCTCGGCGGACCCGCCGGCCGAGTCGGTCGAGGCGGAGGGCCAGCCGCGGGCCGGAGCGGCCTGCCCCGCATGCGGCCACGTGAACCCGCCCGGGAGCCGCTTCTGCAACGCCTGTGGCGCCGACCTCCCCGTCGAAGCGCCGACCGCCACACCCGCCCCCGCGGCTCCGACGGCGGGCGAGCGGCCGTCGTCGGCCGCCGGGAAGCGCGGGCTGATGGTCGTCGGCCTCGGCGTGCTCGCCGTCGTCGCGCTCTACGGGCTGACGCTGCTCTCGCCCCGCGACGCCCCCGAGCCGGCGCCGGCCACCGAAGAGGTCGGGGAGGCCGCGCCGATTCCCGAGGGGGCCCCCCCGCTTCCGGACTCGCTCCAGGCCGCGGCCGACCGCTTCGCCGACCTGGGGACGGCAGAGGGGTGGTACGAGTCCGGCCGGTACTATCTCACGGCGGCGTTCAACACGGTCCAGACCGACCCCACGTCGAGCGTCCGCTGGGCGCGGCGGGCCATCGAGGACTTCGAGCGGAGTCTCGCGCTCGAGGAGGATCCGCAGGTCCGCGTGGCCCTCGCCGAGGCCGCGACCTTCGACCCGGCGGATCCGATGCGTCCGATCCAGGAACTCCGCACCGTCCTCGACGCGGATCCCGACAACCTCGACGCCACGTTCCTCTTGGCCGAGCGGCGCCTGATGATCGGCCGCGTCGACAGCGCACGGGTGGCGTTTGAGCGGATCGTGGAGATCGCCCCGCCCGGCGCGCCGGTTCGACAGCGGGCGGAGGCGGCGCTCGCCTCGATGGGCCCCGCCGGCGGGTGA
- the modA gene encoding molybdate ABC transporter substrate-binding protein, with product MTRAALGLAVALLGGCARDDGAALVFAAASTVDVVRHVTEAETAAGRPASVSVAASSVLARQIAQGAPADVFVTADPDWIDWLVTQGVALIDRREVARGRLVVVGPADAPSTRSVADALAMAERIALADPSHVPAGAYAETSLRRLGVWDEVAPRVVAAGDVRAAVAAVETGTADCAVVYASDAQASSRVRVLAEVPEAVTPPIRYEAALLDPSRGRAVFDAIVGAGDVWREAGFDPARP from the coding sequence GTGACGCGCGCCGCGCTCGGCCTCGCCGTCGCGCTTCTCGGGGGCTGCGCGCGCGACGACGGCGCCGCGCTCGTGTTCGCCGCCGCCTCCACCGTCGACGTCGTCCGACACGTCACCGAGGCGGAGACGGCCGCGGGGCGGCCCGCCTCGGTGAGCGTCGCGGCCTCCTCCGTGCTGGCCCGCCAGATCGCTCAGGGCGCCCCCGCCGACGTCTTCGTGACCGCAGATCCGGACTGGATCGACTGGCTCGTCACCCAGGGGGTGGCGCTCATCGACCGTCGTGAGGTGGCCCGTGGACGGCTCGTGGTCGTCGGCCCCGCAGACGCACCCTCGACCCGTTCCGTCGCCGACGCGCTCGCGATGGCCGAGCGGATCGCGCTCGCGGACCCGTCGCACGTGCCTGCAGGGGCCTACGCGGAGACCTCCCTCCGACGCCTCGGCGTCTGGGACGAGGTCGCGCCGCGCGTCGTGGCGGCGGGAGACGTGCGCGCCGCCGTCGCGGCCGTCGAGACCGGGACGGCGGACTGCGCCGTCGTGTACGCGTCGGACGCTCAGGCCTCGTCCCGCGTCCGGGTGCTCGCCGAGGTGCCGGAGGCGGTCACGCCGCCCATCCGCTACGAGGCGGCCCTTCTTGACCCCAGCCGCGGCCGGGCCGTCTTCGACGCGATCGTCGGAGCAGGGGACGTGTGGCGAGAGGCCGGGTTCGACCCCGCTCGCCCATGA
- a CDS encoding molybdate ABC transporter permease subunit: MTPADWDAVVISVRVAVGATVLAAGPSLALGWWLAHRRGPWASVVEFVVLLPLVLPPVVTGYALLLVLPRGVAFTWGAGVIAAAIVGLPLFVQLARAGFEAIDRDLLDAARVDGAGRWAVARAVVAPLAAPAVAAGAALHFARALGEFGATLVVAGNLPGRTQTVPLALFSRLNQIGGEAASIRLAVVAIVLAAVSLGLSRVLLRRWTIGAAP, encoded by the coding sequence ATGACGCCCGCCGACTGGGACGCCGTCGTGATCAGCGTGCGCGTCGCCGTCGGGGCGACGGTGTTGGCGGCCGGGCCGAGCCTCGCGCTCGGGTGGTGGCTCGCTCACCGCCGCGGCCCGTGGGCGAGCGTCGTCGAGTTCGTCGTTCTCCTGCCGCTCGTCCTTCCCCCCGTCGTCACCGGCTACGCGCTGCTGCTCGTCCTCCCGCGTGGGGTCGCGTTTACGTGGGGGGCGGGCGTCATCGCGGCAGCGATCGTCGGTCTCCCGCTGTTCGTGCAGCTCGCGCGAGCGGGCTTCGAGGCGATCGACCGCGACCTGCTGGACGCCGCCCGGGTTGACGGCGCGGGGCGGTGGGCCGTGGCCCGCGCCGTCGTCGCGCCTCTGGCGGCGCCCGCGGTCGCGGCCGGCGCCGCGCTCCACTTCGCCCGGGCCCTCGGCGAGTTCGGAGCGACGCTCGTCGTGGCCGGCAACCTCCCGGGGCGGACGCAGACGGTCCCGCTCGCGCTGTTCAGCCGGCTCAACCAGATCGGCGGCGAGGCCGCGTCGATCCGGCTCGCCGTCGTCGCCATCGTCCTCGCGGCGGTGAGCCTGGGCCTCTCCCGCGTGTTGCTCCGTCGGTGGACGATCGGGGCTGCACCGTAG
- a CDS encoding TPM domain-containing protein: MDPLFTDDERERIRLAVAEAETRTAGEIVPYVVRQSGDYDVATWRAASAGALLAGTLALAVAWLNDGWGWGWLYSAWALALVMAGGGVLGAFLTLLDPVRRALAGAERLDTAVHRRSAVAFLEEEVFDTRDRTGILLFVSLFEHRIEVVGDAGINAKVEQHEWEEVVDLIRTGIRGQSLADGLVAAIEKCGDLLHRRGVAVRPDDTDELPDDVRVRDE, encoded by the coding sequence GTGGACCCGCTTTTCACAGACGACGAACGCGAGCGCATCCGGCTGGCCGTGGCCGAAGCCGAGACCCGGACGGCGGGCGAGATCGTCCCCTACGTGGTGCGCCAGAGCGGGGACTACGACGTCGCGACGTGGCGGGCCGCCTCTGCTGGGGCGCTCCTCGCAGGGACCCTCGCCCTCGCCGTCGCGTGGCTCAACGACGGGTGGGGCTGGGGCTGGCTCTACTCGGCCTGGGCGCTCGCACTCGTGATGGCTGGGGGGGGCGTCCTCGGCGCGTTCCTGACGCTCCTCGACCCGGTCCGCCGGGCCCTCGCGGGGGCCGAGCGGCTCGACACCGCCGTGCACCGACGCTCGGCCGTCGCGTTTCTCGAGGAGGAGGTGTTCGACACCCGCGACCGGACCGGCATCCTCCTGTTCGTGTCGCTCTTCGAGCACCGGATCGAGGTCGTCGGGGACGCGGGCATCAATGCGAAGGTGGAGCAGCACGAGTGGGAGGAGGTCGTCGACCTCATCCGCACTGGCATCCGCGGGCAGTCGTTGGCGGACGGGCTCGTGGCGGCGATCGAGAAGTGCGGCGACCTCCTTCATCGTCGCGGCGTCGCCGTCCGCCCCGACGACACCGATGAGCTTCCGGACGACGTCCGCGTGCGGGACGAATGA
- a CDS encoding TPM domain-containing protein yields MPGAAALDVPPLTGRVVDLADVLDPATEAALVARLAAHEDSTSNQVVVLTIPSLEGEILEPYATRVFRTWELGQADRDNGILLLVAVADRELRIEVGYGLEGSLTDATSGSIIRAEIVPRFRDGDFDAGVVAGVDAILGAIDGSYAPRPLAGLRDGQWKELILFGGMTLLFAPFFLVPAVLHGFTWETARVQTITGSVFVLFMLGMPLFVATDSALLTLSISIGVLLVLLLLCFLADRILEANPKLRAWREHWQKKQAAFKRARSRGATTVVVDGRPYSVPTSSSSGGFSGGGGSSGGGGASGSW; encoded by the coding sequence GTGCCTGGGGCCGCAGCGCTCGACGTCCCCCCGCTCACCGGTCGCGTCGTCGACCTGGCCGACGTTCTCGACCCGGCCACCGAGGCGGCCCTGGTCGCGCGGTTGGCGGCGCACGAGGACAGCACGTCGAATCAGGTCGTCGTCCTCACGATCCCGTCGCTCGAGGGTGAGATTCTGGAGCCGTACGCGACGCGCGTGTTCCGGACGTGGGAGCTCGGCCAGGCCGACCGCGACAACGGCATCTTGCTCCTCGTCGCCGTCGCCGACCGCGAGCTCCGGATCGAGGTCGGCTACGGGTTGGAGGGCTCGCTCACCGACGCCACGTCCGGGTCGATCATCCGGGCCGAGATCGTCCCGCGGTTCCGCGACGGCGACTTCGACGCGGGCGTCGTGGCCGGGGTCGACGCGATCCTGGGAGCTATCGACGGTAGCTACGCGCCCCGGCCGCTCGCGGGTCTCCGCGACGGTCAATGGAAAGAACTGATCCTCTTCGGCGGCATGACGCTCCTCTTCGCGCCCTTCTTTCTCGTCCCGGCGGTCCTCCACGGGTTCACGTGGGAGACGGCCCGCGTGCAGACCATCACCGGCTCGGTCTTCGTCCTGTTCATGCTGGGGATGCCGCTCTTCGTCGCCACGGACTCCGCCCTGCTGACGCTCAGCATCTCGATCGGCGTTCTCCTCGTGCTTCTGCTCCTGTGCTTCCTCGCGGACCGCATTCTGGAGGCGAACCCGAAGCTCCGTGCTTGGCGGGAGCACTGGCAGAAAAAACAGGCCGCGTTCAAACGGGCGCGCTCCCGTGGGGCCACGACGGTCGTCGTCGATGGTCGGCCGTACTCCGTCCCGACCTCGTCGTCGTCGGGCGGGTTCAGCGGCGGTGGGGGCTCGTCCGGTGGCGGCGGCGCCTCGGGGAGCTGGTGA
- a CDS encoding VOC family protein, translated as MSPTSATLDSAYRQAERALRKPSSAIWLRSVCVRTTRFDEALDFYVTALGLTLGGLGVHPMTAQPRAQMLDAEGHQVFELVESDDETARGVHELAFGMPRRTVTLLRARLDLQGIRYTETPAAIYLRDVDGTLLRIEAL; from the coding sequence ATGTCTCCCACCTCCGCCACGCTCGACTCCGCGTATCGCCAAGCCGAGCGCGCCCTCCGCAAGCCGAGCTCCGCGATCTGGCTCCGCAGCGTCTGCGTCCGCACGACGCGGTTCGACGAGGCGCTCGACTTCTACGTCACCGCCCTGGGGCTGACGCTCGGCGGGCTGGGCGTCCACCCGATGACGGCGCAGCCGCGGGCCCAGATGCTCGACGCCGAGGGCCACCAGGTCTTCGAGCTCGTCGAGTCCGACGACGAGACGGCCCGCGGCGTGCACGAGCTCGCCTTCGGGATGCCGCGGCGGACCGTCACGCTCCTCCGCGCCCGCCTCGACCTCCAGGGCATCCGGTACACCGAAACGCCGGCCGCGATCTACCTCCGCGACGTCGACGGCACGCTCCTCCGCATCGAGGCGCTGTAG
- a CDS encoding iron-sulfur cluster assembly protein: protein MERDFLRDGREADDLSELEDGMVQVMRTIYDPEIPVPIWDLGLIYGWTIEDAPEADGKDVTVKMTLTAPNCPAAETLPAEVEQGVNALEGVAHAKIDLVFVPSYSMEMLSDEARLTLGFM from the coding sequence ATGGAACGCGACTTCCTCCGCGACGGCCGCGAGGCCGACGACCTCTCCGAGCTCGAAGACGGCATGGTCCAGGTCATGCGGACCATCTACGACCCGGAGATCCCCGTCCCGATCTGGGACCTCGGCCTGATCTACGGCTGGACCATCGAGGACGCGCCCGAGGCCGACGGCAAGGACGTCACGGTCAAGATGACGCTGACGGCGCCGAACTGCCCGGCCGCCGAGACGCTGCCGGCCGAGGTCGAGCAGGGCGTCAACGCGCTGGAGGGCGTGGCGCACGCGAAGATCGACCTCGTGTTCGTGCCGTCGTACTCGATGGAGATGCTGAGTGACGAGGCCCGGCTGACGCTGGGGTTCATGTAG
- the sufD gene encoding Fe-S cluster assembly protein SufD produces MIDLEKAPALLRHATEALEGAFSGDGAPDPFAVRRTAAKNAFEAAGLPSTRDEAWKYTDLRPALKPDYAPAPPASATEADLAAARIDGLDAVRVVIVNGRFDAEASDLGGLPEGVTVASLAQTARQSPDALADTFGAHVRVERDAFAALNAALSLDGVYLHVPRGVAVERPIHVVNVLTADGPTFVQGRNLLVVGETAEVKVIETYVVRGDAPTFRNDLTEIVAGPASNVTHVRIQDEGDDANAVTHVQSYQERDSTVSTLTFTFAAGTVRNNSVMVPAGQGGNATIGGLYICHGAEHVDTNTLIDHVAPGCESNELFKGIIYDQGTGVFNGKVFVQREGQQTNAYQQSQGVVLSPDAHHYSKPELEIYADDVKCSHGSTTGAIEPEHIFYLRSRGVSEADARAMLLYAFAHDVVEMVPIEAVRDHLDARIAERLK; encoded by the coding sequence ATGATCGACCTCGAAAAGGCCCCCGCCCTGCTCCGCCACGCGACGGAGGCGCTGGAGGGCGCGTTCTCCGGCGACGGCGCGCCCGACCCGTTCGCCGTCCGCCGCACCGCCGCGAAGAACGCGTTCGAGGCCGCCGGCCTGCCGTCGACGCGCGACGAGGCGTGGAAGTACACCGACCTCCGCCCGGCCCTCAAGCCCGACTACGCCCCCGCCCCCCCCGCCTCGGCGACCGAGGCGGACCTGGCCGCGGCCCGGATCGACGGGCTCGACGCGGTCCGAGTCGTGATCGTCAACGGCCGGTTCGACGCGGAGGCCTCGGACCTCGGCGGGCTGCCGGAGGGCGTGACGGTCGCGTCGCTGGCCCAGACGGCTCGCCAGTCGCCCGACGCCCTCGCCGACACGTTCGGCGCCCACGTCCGCGTCGAGCGCGACGCGTTCGCGGCCCTCAACGCCGCGCTCTCGCTGGACGGCGTCTACCTCCACGTCCCACGCGGCGTCGCCGTCGAGCGGCCGATCCACGTGGTGAACGTCCTCACGGCCGACGGGCCGACGTTCGTGCAGGGCCGCAACCTCCTCGTGGTCGGCGAGACCGCCGAGGTCAAGGTGATCGAGACCTACGTCGTCCGCGGCGACGCGCCGACGTTCCGCAACGACCTCACGGAGATCGTGGCCGGCCCTGCGTCGAACGTCACGCACGTCCGGATCCAGGACGAGGGCGACGACGCCAACGCGGTCACCCACGTCCAGAGCTACCAGGAGCGCGACTCGACGGTCTCCACGCTGACGTTCACGTTCGCGGCCGGGACGGTCCGGAACAACTCCGTGATGGTGCCGGCCGGCCAGGGCGGCAACGCGACGATCGGCGGACTCTACATCTGCCACGGCGCCGAGCACGTCGACACGAACACGCTGATCGACCACGTGGCCCCGGGCTGCGAGTCGAACGAGCTGTTCAAGGGCATCATCTACGACCAGGGCACGGGCGTCTTCAACGGCAAGGTGTTCGTCCAGCGCGAGGGCCAGCAGACGAACGCCTACCAGCAGAGCCAGGGCGTCGTCCTCAGCCCCGACGCGCACCACTACTCGAAACCGGAGCTCGAGATCTACGCCGACGACGTCAAGTGCTCGCACGGCTCGACGACCGGCGCCATCGAGCCCGAGCACATCTTCTACCTCCGCAGCCGCGGCGTCTCCGAGGCCGACGCGCGGGCGATGCTCCTCTACGCCTTCGCCCACGACGTGGTCGAGATGGTGCCGATCGAGGCCGTCCGCGACCACCTCGACGCCCGCATCGCCGAGCGGCTGAAGTAG
- the sufC gene encoding Fe-S cluster assembly ATPase SufC, producing MSLLSVHNLHVSVEDHEILKGLSLDVNSGEVHAIMGPNGSGKSTLASVLAGRDDYEITEGSVEFDGEDLLEMDPEERTREGLFLAFQYPVELPGVSTHQFLRTAVNSVREHRKQEPLPVGDFIKLMREKAAFVNLDPKLTQRSVNEGFSGGEKKRAEIFQMAMLDPRLAILDETDSGLDIDALRVVSDGVNKLRSEDRAFVLITHYQRLLDYITPDKVHVLVDGRIVRSGGPELAEELEVKGYDWLIEEAAPAA from the coding sequence ATGTCTCTCCTCTCCGTCCACAACCTCCACGTCTCCGTCGAGGACCACGAGATCCTCAAGGGGCTCTCGCTCGACGTCAACTCGGGCGAGGTCCACGCCATCATGGGCCCGAACGGGTCCGGCAAGTCGACGCTCGCCAGCGTCCTCGCCGGCCGCGACGACTACGAGATCACCGAGGGCTCCGTCGAGTTCGACGGCGAGGACCTCCTCGAGATGGACCCGGAGGAGCGGACCCGCGAGGGCCTCTTCCTGGCGTTCCAGTACCCGGTCGAGCTCCCCGGCGTGAGCACGCACCAGTTTCTCCGGACGGCCGTCAACTCGGTCCGCGAGCACCGGAAGCAGGAGCCGCTGCCGGTCGGCGACTTCATCAAGCTGATGCGCGAGAAGGCCGCATTCGTCAACCTCGACCCGAAGCTCACGCAGCGGTCGGTGAACGAGGGGTTCTCGGGCGGCGAGAAGAAGCGGGCCGAGATCTTCCAGATGGCCATGCTCGACCCGCGCCTCGCGATCCTCGACGAGACCGACTCCGGCCTCGACATCGACGCGCTCCGGGTCGTCTCCGACGGCGTCAACAAGCTCCGCTCGGAGGACCGCGCGTTCGTGCTCATCACGCACTACCAGCGCCTCCTCGACTACATCACGCCGGACAAGGTGCACGTCCTCGTCGACGGCCGCATCGTCCGGTCCGGCGGTCCGGAGCTGGCCGAGGAGCTCGAAGTGAAGGGCTACGACTGGCTCATCGAGGAAGCTGCCCCCGCGGCGTAA
- the sufB gene encoding Fe-S cluster assembly protein SufB, translating into MPTYTEHDFFEDVAEQGYKYGFTTNVESEKAPKGLSEDIVRFISMKKEEPEWLLEFRLKALRHFFKLLDEGKEPNWAHLNVPEIDYQNAYYYAAPGSKAKYDSLDDVPEEILADFEKLGIPLREQAALAGVAVDAVMDSVSVGTTFKKELAEQGIIFCSFSEAVQEHPELVKANMGKVVPYTDNLYAALNSAVFSDGSFCYIPKGVRCPMELSTYFRINEANTGQFERTLIVCEDGGYVSYMEGCTAPMREEYQLHAAIVEIIAHDDAEVKYSTVQNWYPGSAEGKGGVYNFVTKRALCSGRNSKVTWTQLETGSAITWKYPSCILKGDGSVGEFYSVAFTKDFQQADTGTKMIHLGKNTRSTIISKGISAGRSNNSYRGLVRVNKKAANARNFSQCDSLLIGDQCGAHTFPYIEIHNETAQVEHEATTSKVGEDQMFYCQARGISEQDALNLIVNGYAKEILAKLPMEFAVEAQKLLSVQLEGSVG; encoded by the coding sequence ATGCCGACCTACACAGAGCACGATTTCTTCGAGGACGTCGCCGAGCAGGGCTACAAGTACGGCTTCACCACGAACGTCGAGTCCGAGAAGGCCCCGAAGGGCCTCTCGGAGGACATCGTCCGGTTCATCTCGATGAAGAAGGAGGAGCCCGAGTGGCTCCTGGAGTTCCGGCTGAAGGCGCTCCGGCACTTCTTCAAGCTCCTCGACGAGGGCAAGGAGCCCAACTGGGCCCACCTCAACGTCCCGGAGATCGACTACCAGAACGCGTACTACTACGCCGCGCCGGGCTCGAAGGCCAAGTACGACTCGCTCGACGATGTGCCGGAGGAGATCCTGGCGGACTTCGAGAAGCTCGGCATCCCGCTCCGGGAGCAGGCCGCCCTCGCCGGCGTCGCCGTCGACGCCGTGATGGACTCCGTCTCGGTCGGGACCACGTTCAAGAAGGAGCTCGCCGAGCAGGGCATCATCTTCTGCTCCTTCTCCGAGGCCGTCCAGGAGCACCCCGAGCTGGTCAAGGCCAACATGGGCAAGGTGGTCCCCTACACGGACAACCTCTACGCCGCGCTCAACTCGGCCGTGTTTTCCGACGGGAGCTTCTGCTACATCCCGAAGGGCGTCCGTTGCCCGATGGAGCTCTCGACCTACTTCCGGATCAACGAGGCCAACACGGGCCAGTTCGAGCGGACGCTGATCGTCTGCGAGGACGGCGGCTACGTCTCGTACATGGAGGGCTGCACGGCCCCGATGCGCGAGGAGTACCAGCTCCACGCGGCCATCGTCGAGATCATCGCCCACGACGACGCCGAGGTGAAGTACTCGACGGTCCAGAACTGGTACCCCGGCTCGGCCGAGGGCAAGGGCGGCGTCTACAACTTCGTGACCAAGCGGGCCCTCTGCTCCGGCCGCAACTCGAAGGTCACCTGGACCCAGCTCGAGACCGGCTCGGCCATCACCTGGAAGTACCCGTCCTGCATCCTCAAGGGCGACGGGTCCGTCGGCGAGTTCTACTCGGTCGCCTTCACGAAGGACTTCCAGCAGGCCGACACCGGCACCAAGATGATCCACCTGGGCAAGAACACCCGGAGCACGATCATCTCGAAGGGCATCTCGGCGGGCCGGTCCAACAACTCGTATCGCGGGCTCGTCCGCGTGAACAAGAAGGCGGCGAACGCGCGGAACTTCAGCCAGTGCGACTCGCTCCTCATCGGCGACCAGTGCGGGGCCCACACGTTCCCGTACATCGAGATCCACAACGAGACGGCCCAGGTCGAACACGAGGCGACCACCTCGAAGGTCGGCGAGGACCAGATGTTCTACTGCCAGGCCCGCGGGATCTCGGAGCAGGACGCCCTGAACCTCATCGTCAACGGCTACGCCAAGGAGATCCTGGCCAAGCTGCCGATGGAGTTCGCCGTCGAGGCCCAGAAGCTGCTCTCGGTCCAGCTCGAAGGCTCCGTCGGCTAG